Proteins encoded within one genomic window of Brachybacterium avium:
- a CDS encoding DUF3817 domain-containing protein → MPAPRPLDEVAARTSFARFRVASIVEGIALLVLVSIMVMRYVVFGGDVAFTTTSDQWTQISKVWSPIHGLIYMVYVVLGFDLWLKMRWGLPRMLLLMFFGVIPVLSFFGERWTHQRVESDLARRPTLQDEARA, encoded by the coding sequence GCCAGGACCTCCTTCGCCCGCTTCCGCGTGGCCTCCATCGTGGAGGGCATCGCCCTGCTGGTGCTGGTCTCGATCATGGTGATGCGGTACGTGGTGTTCGGCGGCGATGTCGCCTTCACCACCACCTCGGATCAATGGACCCAGATCTCGAAGGTCTGGTCCCCGATCCACGGCCTGATCTACATGGTCTACGTGGTCCTCGGCTTCGACCTGTGGCTGAAGATGCGCTGGGGACTGCCGCGGATGCTGCTGCTGATGTTCTTCGGCGTGATCCCGGTGCTGTCCTTCTTCGGGGAGCGCTGGACCCATCAGCGGGTCGAGTCCGACCTCGCCCGCCGTCCCACCCTGCAGGACGAGGCCCGCGCCTGA
- a CDS encoding MFS transporter — protein sequence MTQPQTGTITTQVPSRLDRLPWSRFHWRVVLGLGGVWILDGLEVTMVGNVAARLTEDGSGLDISTAQIGVAGAIYIVGACLGALFFGQLTDRLGRKKLFLWTLVLYLVATVATAFSFSPWFFFLCRFLTGAGIGGEYAAINSAIDELIPAKVRGRVDLVINGSYWLGSAAGSALALVLLSTAFFPIDLGWRLAFGFGAVLGLVVLLVRRHVPESPRWLFIHGHEDEAERIVRGIEESIEDEKGVELPPAEQSLTVRQRTAIPFREIAKVAFKTYPKRSLLCLALFVGQAFLYNGITFNLGLLLTSFYGIGEALAPLFIIFWALSNFAGPVILGHFFDSVGRKPMIMLAYLGSALVTLPLAWVFLSETGGLTAFMILLVVTFFLASSGASAAYLTASEIFPMETRALAIAFFYAVGTAVGGIAGPLLFGNLIATGERMPVAVGFLIAAVVMAVGGLAELFFGVKAEGEQLEDIAAPLTAEEADEEGGGDSAGGSSDHGDRGPGPAQERT from the coding sequence ATGACCCAGCCGCAGACAGGCACCATCACGACCCAGGTGCCCTCCAGACTCGACCGGCTGCCCTGGTCCCGCTTCCATTGGCGGGTCGTGCTCGGGCTCGGCGGGGTCTGGATCCTCGACGGCCTCGAGGTGACGATGGTCGGCAACGTCGCCGCCCGGCTCACCGAGGACGGCAGCGGGCTGGACATCAGCACCGCCCAGATCGGTGTCGCCGGAGCCATCTATATCGTCGGCGCCTGTCTCGGTGCGCTGTTCTTCGGCCAGCTCACCGACCGGCTCGGCCGCAAGAAGCTCTTCCTGTGGACGCTCGTGCTCTACCTGGTCGCGACCGTCGCGACGGCGTTCTCGTTCTCCCCCTGGTTCTTCTTCCTCTGCCGCTTCCTCACCGGTGCCGGGATCGGCGGTGAGTACGCGGCCATCAACTCCGCGATCGACGAGCTGATCCCCGCGAAGGTGCGGGGCCGGGTGGACCTCGTCATCAACGGCTCCTACTGGCTGGGCTCCGCCGCGGGCTCCGCGCTGGCGCTGGTGCTGCTCAGCACGGCGTTCTTCCCCATCGACCTGGGCTGGCGTCTGGCCTTCGGCTTCGGCGCCGTGCTCGGGCTGGTCGTGCTCCTCGTCCGGCGCCACGTGCCGGAGAGCCCGCGCTGGCTGTTCATCCACGGCCACGAGGACGAGGCCGAACGGATCGTCCGCGGTATCGAGGAGTCGATCGAGGACGAGAAGGGAGTCGAGCTGCCTCCCGCGGAGCAGTCGCTCACCGTCCGTCAGCGCACCGCCATCCCGTTCCGGGAGATCGCCAAGGTGGCGTTCAAGACCTACCCCAAGCGCTCGCTGCTGTGCCTGGCGCTGTTCGTCGGACAGGCGTTCCTCTACAACGGCATCACCTTCAACCTGGGCCTCCTGCTCACCTCCTTCTACGGGATCGGTGAGGCCCTCGCCCCGCTGTTCATCATCTTCTGGGCGCTGTCGAACTTCGCCGGTCCGGTGATCCTGGGCCACTTCTTCGACTCCGTGGGGCGCAAGCCGATGATCATGCTGGCGTACCTGGGCAGCGCACTGGTGACCTTGCCGCTGGCCTGGGTCTTCCTCAGCGAGACCGGGGGACTCACCGCCTTCATGATCCTGCTGGTGGTGACGTTCTTCCTGGCCTCCTCCGGGGCCAGCGCCGCCTATCTGACGGCGAGCGAGATCTTCCCGATGGAGACACGGGCGCTCGCGATCGCCTTCTTCTACGCAGTGGGCACGGCGGTCGGCGGCATCGCCGGCCCGCTGCTGTTCGGCAACCTCATCGCGACCGGGGAGAGGATGCCGGTCGCAGTCGGCTTCCTCATCGCGGCCGTCGTGATGGCCGTGGGCGGCCTGGCCGAGCTGTTCTTCGGCGTCAAGGCGGAGGGCGAGCAGCTCGAGGACATCGCCGCTCCGCTGACGGCCGAGGAGGCCGACGAGGAGGGCGGCGGTGACAGCGCCGGTGGTTCCTCCGACCACGGCGACCGCGGCCCGGGCCCGGCGCAGGAGCGCACCTGA
- a CDS encoding GNAT family N-acetyltransferase yields the protein MLLTDHFPPTMPVPLEGLLTSRVPIEADVPAVVALVTADIRRHTPDGAADEAGMRSRMVGLKSWARREVVVVPVAADGSPTLDQPPVAWIALEDRATGRTNVQFVIAQDCPERDALAGALLDWAVEVGGSFARARGVERTQLDADANELDTDRSRLLEAAGYERVRTWLHMRRPVDPAELTELPAPREGTRVRQVHRHESGLPVAQDVRTVHRMLEESFADHFNSYRESFAEFVQRLIENPEEAGWDHWWIAEINREGIWLPAGGLVAAVVPATQSWGEGTYLEYLGVHRSARGHGIAKALLNASIRDAAERGRTHVDLEVDDDSPTGADGLYEAMGWQTYERTQSWHSSAPSHPSRLLEPPSA from the coding sequence ATGCTGCTGACCGATCACTTCCCGCCCACGATGCCCGTGCCCCTGGAAGGTCTGCTGACATCCCGGGTACCGATCGAGGCTGACGTCCCAGCAGTGGTCGCACTGGTCACCGCGGACATCCGCCGCCACACGCCCGACGGGGCGGCCGACGAGGCCGGGATGCGCTCGCGGATGGTGGGGCTGAAGTCCTGGGCACGACGGGAGGTGGTGGTGGTGCCCGTCGCCGCCGACGGCTCACCCACACTCGATCAGCCGCCGGTCGCCTGGATCGCCCTCGAGGACCGCGCCACCGGTCGCACCAACGTCCAGTTCGTGATCGCCCAGGACTGCCCGGAGCGTGACGCCCTGGCCGGCGCGCTGCTGGACTGGGCGGTCGAGGTGGGGGGATCCTTCGCCCGGGCGCGCGGGGTCGAGCGCACCCAGCTGGACGCCGATGCGAACGAGCTGGACACCGACCGCAGCCGACTCCTCGAGGCGGCGGGCTACGAGAGGGTCCGCACCTGGCTGCACATGCGCCGCCCCGTCGACCCGGCGGAGCTGACGGAGCTGCCTGCGCCGCGCGAAGGGACCCGCGTGCGGCAGGTCCACCGCCACGAGTCCGGCCTGCCGGTCGCCCAGGACGTGCGCACCGTGCACCGGATGCTCGAGGAGTCCTTCGCCGACCACTTCAACTCCTACCGCGAATCCTTCGCCGAGTTCGTCCAGCGCCTCATCGAGAACCCCGAGGAGGCGGGCTGGGACCACTGGTGGATCGCGGAGATCAACCGCGAGGGGATCTGGCTGCCGGCCGGCGGCCTGGTCGCCGCCGTCGTCCCGGCGACGCAGAGCTGGGGCGAGGGGACCTATCTGGAGTATCTGGGCGTGCACCGCTCCGCTCGCGGCCACGGCATCGCGAAAGCGCTGCTGAACGCCTCGATCCGGGACGCCGCCGAGCGGGGACGCACCCACGTGGACCTCGAGGTCGACGACGACTCCCCCACCGGCGCCGACGGCCTCTACGAAGCGATGGGCTGGCAGACCTACGAGCGCACGCAGTCCTGGCACTCCTCAGCGCCCTCGCACCCCTCCCGCCTGCTCGAGCCGCCGAGCGCCTGA
- a CDS encoding MDR family MFS transporter, whose protein sequence is MSTASTVAPSPDAASTSPDTAAFTGLDRQGKLVFVGLMLGMFVASLSQTIVGPAMPRIVGELGGIEHYSWIATAAMLVSAVTVPVVGKLSDLYGRRWFYLGGLAVFMLGSILGGMAQGFWFLVLARAVQGLGMGTLMPLSQTIIGDIIPPRRRGKYQGIMGAVFGVTSIAGPLIGGLVTDHLGWRWLFYLTLPIGIAAFAFILKFLHLEQSSQHGKVDFAGIFTLTPGLVLALLATTWGGGDFAWSSPVILGMYALAAAFLISFVVIETRVEEPLLPMHLLLRPIVALSVAASFTIAVAMFGAIIYIPVYAQGVMGVSATASGMILIPQSLAMILTSITVGLLISKTGRYRPFLITGGIVMVIGYGLLVALEYGDSQWRLTLAMIVIGLGLGLSMQVYTLIVQNAVARRELGTATAAVQFFRNIGSTVGTAVLGTVMTASMTTSISERIAALPAKDLASLQASGGMDVSGLENAALDPSALSQLPDVLVEPIRMGMGEAMHMVFLTAVPFALVALVLSLFIKHVPLRETVQTAEELATRPGVDAAAELGGTGAEPQELHPRTGPLPVIDPERLGAADAEAAADSPRTSAES, encoded by the coding sequence ATGAGCACAGCATCGACTGTTGCGCCATCACCTGATGCCGCATCCACCTCCCCCGACACCGCAGCCTTCACCGGACTGGACCGGCAGGGCAAGCTCGTCTTCGTCGGCCTCATGCTCGGCATGTTCGTCGCCTCCCTGTCCCAGACGATCGTCGGCCCCGCGATGCCCCGCATCGTCGGCGAGCTCGGCGGGATCGAGCACTACAGCTGGATCGCCACCGCCGCGATGCTGGTCTCGGCCGTCACCGTGCCCGTGGTCGGCAAGCTCTCCGACCTCTACGGCCGCCGCTGGTTCTACCTGGGCGGCCTGGCCGTCTTCATGCTCGGCTCGATCCTGGGCGGCATGGCCCAGGGATTCTGGTTCCTGGTGCTCGCCCGGGCCGTGCAGGGCCTGGGGATGGGCACCCTGATGCCGCTGTCCCAGACCATCATCGGCGACATCATCCCGCCTCGTCGGCGGGGGAAGTACCAGGGCATCATGGGCGCCGTGTTCGGGGTGACCTCGATCGCCGGCCCGCTCATCGGCGGCCTGGTCACCGACCACCTGGGCTGGCGCTGGCTGTTCTACCTGACCCTGCCGATCGGTATCGCGGCCTTCGCCTTCATCCTGAAGTTCCTGCACCTGGAGCAGTCCTCGCAGCACGGCAAGGTCGACTTCGCCGGCATCTTCACCCTCACGCCGGGCCTGGTCCTCGCACTGCTCGCGACCACCTGGGGCGGCGGCGACTTCGCCTGGAGCTCGCCCGTGATCCTCGGGATGTACGCGCTCGCCGCGGCCTTCCTCATCTCCTTCGTGGTCATCGAGACCAGGGTCGAGGAACCGCTGCTGCCGATGCACCTGCTGCTGCGCCCGATCGTCGCACTGTCGGTCGCCGCCTCCTTCACCATCGCGGTCGCGATGTTCGGCGCGATCATCTATATCCCGGTCTACGCGCAGGGCGTGATGGGCGTCTCCGCCACCGCCTCCGGCATGATCCTGATCCCGCAGTCCCTCGCGATGATCCTCACCTCGATCACCGTGGGCCTGCTGATCTCGAAGACCGGCCGATACCGGCCGTTCCTCATCACCGGCGGCATCGTGATGGTGATCGGCTACGGGCTGCTGGTCGCGCTCGAGTACGGCGATTCCCAGTGGCGCCTCACCCTGGCGATGATCGTGATCGGTCTGGGGCTGGGCCTGTCGATGCAGGTGTACACGCTGATCGTGCAGAACGCGGTGGCGCGGCGCGAGCTCGGCACCGCGACCGCAGCGGTGCAGTTCTTCCGCAACATCGGCTCCACCGTGGGCACCGCGGTGCTCGGCACCGTGATGACCGCCTCGATGACCACCTCGATCAGCGAGCGGATCGCGGCGCTGCCCGCGAAGGACCTCGCCTCCCTGCAGGCCTCCGGCGGCATGGACGTCTCCGGTCTCGAGAACGCGGCGCTGGATCCTTCGGCCCTCTCGCAGCTGCCCGACGTCCTCGTGGAGCCGATCCGCATGGGCATGGGCGAGGCGATGCACATGGTGTTCCTCACCGCGGTGCCCTTCGCGCTGGTCGCCCTGGTGCTCTCGCTGTTCATCAAGCATGTGCCGCTGCGCGAGACGGTCCAGACCGCTGAGGAGCTCGCCACCCGGCCCGGGGTCGACGCCGCCGCGGAGCTCGGCGGCACCGGCGCGGAGCCACAGGAGCTGCACCCGCGCACCGGCCCGCTCCCGGTGATCGATCCGGAGCGGCTCGGCGCCGCTGATGCCGAGGCGGCCGCGGACTCCCCTCGCACCTCGGCGGAATCATGA
- a CDS encoding TetR/AcrR family transcriptional regulator → MTDENHPTEKTLGLRELKKRQSRIAMHRAALELVNEHGLSGVTAEAIAHRAGVSTRTFFNHWSTKESAIIGILGAGGQEISEHLRQQIEETGPLGALRTVLREFVCSAPVDAELRELKKQVMVKEPKLHALSSGNLMSVQTEMVAMLTEALPGEDAHERAMLAVQLGFAVTRTAFAISMARGLDLGTAFDDVLAHYDQGDPVF, encoded by the coding sequence GTGACCGACGAGAACCACCCGACCGAGAAGACCCTGGGGCTGCGCGAGCTGAAGAAGCGCCAGTCCCGCATCGCCATGCACCGTGCAGCCCTCGAACTCGTGAACGAGCACGGACTCTCCGGTGTCACCGCCGAGGCGATCGCCCATCGCGCAGGGGTCTCCACCCGTACCTTCTTCAACCACTGGAGCACCAAGGAGTCCGCGATCATCGGGATCCTCGGCGCCGGCGGGCAGGAGATCTCCGAGCACCTGCGCCAGCAGATCGAGGAGACCGGACCGCTGGGAGCGCTGCGCACGGTGCTGCGGGAGTTCGTCTGCTCCGCCCCGGTGGATGCGGAGCTGCGGGAGCTGAAGAAGCAGGTGATGGTCAAGGAGCCGAAGCTGCACGCCCTCTCCTCCGGCAACCTGATGTCGGTGCAGACCGAGATGGTCGCGATGCTGACGGAGGCTCTGCCAGGAGAGGACGCCCACGAGCGAGCGATGCTCGCGGTGCAGCTGGGCTTCGCCGTGACCCGCACGGCGTTCGCGATCTCGATGGCCCGCGGCCTGGACCTCGGCACCGCCTTCGATGACGTCCTGGCGCACTACGACCAGGGCGACCCCGTCTTCTGA
- a CDS encoding acyltransferase domain-containing protein, with the protein MGLIAILALMVSTSTVRAWHRERGLSAEQSWQVLADLGQQMRIHRRSSGRLGLHQLPWMALNWRGRLVHLGRLQFDLHRADRGTAQERWVIGTHIPATGPLTPAAVDDSLARATAYFSTRYADLDTDRPQGAPPFGHEFHCDSWLINPLLTEEFGAGSNLGSFAQRWELLHHDRSDDSAAFFVFGERPPYDAASLPRGTRLERLVADRLADGRGWEVGLGRLVR; encoded by the coding sequence GTGGGCCTGATCGCGATCCTCGCCCTCATGGTCAGCACCTCCACGGTGCGCGCCTGGCATCGCGAGCGAGGGTTGAGCGCCGAGCAGTCCTGGCAGGTGCTCGCGGATCTCGGCCAGCAGATGCGCATCCACCGGCGCAGCAGCGGCCGACTGGGGCTGCACCAGCTGCCCTGGATGGCGCTGAACTGGCGGGGCCGGCTGGTGCACCTGGGAAGGCTGCAGTTCGATCTGCACCGGGCAGACCGGGGCACGGCGCAGGAGCGCTGGGTGATCGGCACCCATATCCCGGCCACGGGCCCGCTCACGCCCGCCGCGGTCGACGACTCGCTGGCACGCGCGACCGCCTATTTCAGCACCCGCTACGCCGATCTCGATACGGACCGCCCGCAGGGAGCGCCGCCGTTCGGCCACGAATTCCACTGCGACTCCTGGCTGATCAACCCGCTGCTGACCGAGGAGTTCGGCGCGGGCTCGAACCTCGGCTCCTTCGCGCAGCGCTGGGAGCTCCTGCACCATGACCGCTCCGACGATTCCGCGGCGTTCTTCGTCTTCGGCGAGCGCCCGCCGTACGACGCCGCATCGCTGCCGCGCGGCACCCGTTTGGAGCGCCTGGTCGCAGACCGGTTGGCCGACGGCCGCGGCTGGGAGGTCGGACTGGGGCGCCTGGTGAGGTGA
- a CDS encoding phosphoglyceromutase — MTYTLVLLRHGESDWNAKNLFTGWVDVHLTEKGRQEAIEGGDLLKEAGILPDVVHTSLQRRAIMTANLSLDAADRHWIPVKRDWRLNERHYGALQGMNKAEIREKYGEEQFMAWRRSYDTPPPEIEFGTEFSQDQDPQYADLGDQLPKAECLKDVVERFLPYWEEGIKPDLVDGKTVLVAAHGNSLRALVKYLDGISDEEISGLNIPTGQPLVYELDEDFQPVEKGGRYLDPVAAKAAAEAVANQGKK; from the coding sequence ATGACCTACACACTCGTGCTGCTCCGCCACGGCGAGAGCGACTGGAATGCGAAGAACCTGTTCACCGGCTGGGTGGACGTCCACCTCACCGAGAAGGGCCGCCAGGAGGCGATCGAGGGCGGTGACCTCCTCAAGGAGGCCGGGATCCTCCCCGACGTGGTGCACACCTCCCTGCAGCGCCGCGCCATCATGACCGCGAACCTGTCCCTCGACGCGGCGGACCGTCACTGGATCCCCGTCAAGCGCGACTGGCGTCTGAACGAGCGCCACTACGGCGCACTGCAGGGCATGAACAAGGCCGAGATCCGGGAGAAGTACGGCGAGGAGCAGTTCATGGCCTGGCGCCGCTCCTACGACACCCCGCCTCCCGAGATCGAGTTCGGCACCGAGTTCTCCCAGGACCAGGACCCGCAGTACGCGGACCTCGGTGACCAGCTGCCGAAGGCCGAGTGCCTCAAGGACGTCGTCGAGCGCTTCCTGCCGTACTGGGAGGAGGGCATCAAGCCCGACCTGGTCGACGGCAAGACGGTGCTGGTCGCCGCGCACGGCAACTCGCTGCGCGCACTGGTGAAGTACCTCGACGGCATCTCCGACGAGGAGATCTCCGGGCTGAACATCCCCACCGGCCAGCCGCTGGTGTACGAGCTGGACGAGGACTTCCAGCCCGTCGAGAAGGGTGGCCGCTACCTCGACCCGGTCGCCGCGAAGGCCGCCGCCGAGGCGGTCGCGAATCAGGGCAAGAAGTGA